One Halobacterium sp. DL1 DNA window includes the following coding sequences:
- a CDS encoding alpha/beta hydrolase, translated as MSATTATTDEQRAGRTADYDGTPVAYTEFGDPDGEPVVFFHGTPGSRLLAGLYDDPAQTRGVRVLSFDRPGYGETPPVAEYDQTDSPELLAAVLDDAGVESADLVAFSGGAPHALAAAAANADRVGDVDVVSGGVPASVREETPTPQRVLGSLAEHAPRLLGGLLRGQAWAARRLPASFVVAQYTTDGGEDLPEAVRELVKRDFLEALAAHRAGVVRESRQFTGDWTFPLSAVDAEVRWWHGEDDANVPVDGARRVANRLPDCECSVLAGVDHLGALVESRERVLDRYAPDT; from the coding sequence GTGAGCGCGACGACAGCGACGACCGACGAGCAACGTGCCGGGCGCACCGCCGACTACGACGGCACACCGGTAGCGTACACCGAGTTCGGCGACCCGGACGGCGAACCGGTCGTGTTCTTCCACGGCACGCCCGGGTCGCGACTGCTCGCCGGACTGTACGACGACCCGGCGCAGACCCGGGGCGTGCGCGTGCTCTCCTTCGACCGGCCCGGCTACGGGGAGACGCCGCCGGTCGCGGAGTACGACCAGACCGATTCCCCGGAACTGCTCGCGGCCGTCCTCGACGACGCTGGCGTCGAGAGCGCGGACCTCGTGGCGTTCTCCGGGGGAGCCCCCCACGCCCTCGCGGCGGCCGCCGCGAACGCCGACCGCGTCGGGGACGTCGACGTGGTGTCTGGTGGGGTGCCCGCCTCGGTCCGCGAGGAGACGCCGACCCCGCAGCGCGTGCTCGGGTCGCTCGCCGAGCACGCGCCCCGCCTCCTGGGTGGACTGCTCCGGGGGCAGGCGTGGGCGGCCCGTCGCCTCCCGGCGTCGTTCGTCGTCGCCCAGTACACGACCGACGGCGGGGAGGACCTACCGGAGGCGGTTCGAGAACTCGTGAAGCGGGACTTCCTCGAGGCGCTCGCGGCGCACCGCGCCGGCGTCGTCCGGGAGTCCCGGCAGTTCACCGGCGACTGGACGTTCCCGCTTTCAGCCGTCGACGCCGAGGTGCGGTGGTGGCACGGCGAGGACGACGCCAACGTGCCCGTCGACGGTGCGCGCAGGGTAGCCAACCGCCTCCCGGACTGCGAGTGCTCCGTCCTCGCGGGCGTCGACCACCTGGGCGCACTCGTCGAGAGCCGGGAGCGCGTCCTCGACCGGTACGCCCCCGACACGTAG
- a CDS encoding bacterio-opsin activator — MKRVAFAADYPVDLTHPLHRAVVEHAAVSRAEVLTWGPVGSATTLIWVDADRETATEMLESEPVAETSLVAGDGGTYAFTRQTEYAFADDLLDLVAAADVAFLPPLAFRADRTARFEAVGEADALGAFYAALSDLLDVSVESVHDFQRGDTPASLTDRQRAALDTALDLGYYDVPRAASVADVAVELDCATSTAGELLRKAEACVVRDAVGGA; from the coding sequence GTGAAACGCGTCGCCTTCGCTGCCGACTATCCCGTCGACCTGACCCACCCGCTCCACCGGGCGGTCGTCGAACACGCCGCCGTCTCGCGCGCCGAGGTGCTGACGTGGGGGCCGGTCGGGAGCGCGACGACGCTGATCTGGGTCGACGCGGACCGCGAGACCGCGACGGAGATGCTCGAATCCGAGCCGGTCGCCGAGACGAGTCTCGTCGCGGGCGACGGCGGCACCTACGCGTTCACACGCCAGACAGAGTACGCGTTCGCCGACGACCTGCTGGACCTCGTCGCCGCCGCGGACGTCGCCTTCCTCCCACCGCTCGCGTTCCGCGCGGACCGCACCGCGCGCTTCGAGGCCGTGGGGGAGGCCGACGCACTCGGCGCGTTCTACGCGGCCCTCTCGGACCTGCTCGACGTCTCCGTGGAGTCGGTGCACGACTTCCAGCGCGGCGACACCCCGGCGTCGCTGACGGACCGCCAGCGCGCCGCCCTCGACACGGCACTCGACCTGGGCTACTACGACGTGCCGCGGGCGGCGTCGGTCGCGGACGTCGCCGTGGAACTCGACTGCGCGACGAGCACGGCGGGTGAACTCCTCCGGAAAGCCGAGGCGTGCGTCGTCCGGGACGCCGTCGGCGGCGCGTAG